CTTTCAGTACTTACTAGTGACTACACCATGCATGTttgttaaaatgaaaatataatataactgtTAAACaatctgttacaaaaaaaatataactgcTAAACAAAATTATCTCTTACATCATTAGTATACTGTTGTGTATTATCATCTTTATAGTCTGTTGTACTGTAGACATATCTAGTCTAGAGCAAGAAGGTAGAGTTccatatgtttatattattatttgtaaacTGCATTCTGCCTGTCTTAGATCTATAACATTCATATCCATagaaaaacatttattatatatatatgtaagttgtataGAATACTGGATAATGGGAGAGACAGTCCAATTTACTAATCTTTGACAACCAAATAAAGTAGTAAATCGATGTGTATTATTTATTCGATTTCTTTTCATCGTAACGTGCTTGTTTCACGTGCTTTGTCTCTGCCTATACCAAAAGATGAGAGGCAACCTCCtttgttgaaaataatattatggtCCGAAGCGTATTTGCATATTTAATTTCCAGAAACATATAGTTTAGATATTCGAAGTATGTATATGTTTACATGTAATTTTGTCAAACTtcaaatatattctattaaatcgAATAGGGGAGTATTATTTCACTACGgttaaacttaaaaaattaaaatccccTAGGtgtttatttagaatttagttcacaagatatacatatatggatgtcaaaaaaatacatatatgttgGATTAAATTCatatagttgacaaaaaaaaacaaagaattaaataatgttttctGTCTTCTTGCTTTTACATGAACATTTCCACTTGGTGGCAGCCTGGCGCTCCAATGATTCTCCATGTTCAATATTGTCCATGTTCTCTTGTTAATTTCCATAATTCCCATAACACCCCAGCTCATGATTCATCAATATTGATTGACTAATCTCACTACTCAGCTTAGTGAATAAACCGGTCGGTGTTGAAGAAGCTTAACCGGGTTTTAAAAGTTCCATCTGTTTCCCACTTTACAGTAATCATTGCGTTCACTGTTAATTTCCTCAATTTTTAACTAATCTTTTCTTGATTATGCATTCattttacaaattaaatatatttccaCAAACCGTATCCAAAGTccaaacccaaatataaaaattcttaGTGGTCAGAACAGTAAAATTCCCGGTCTTTAAATTAAAGCAATAAAGCTCCATCGTCTTCTCACTCACGGAACTCGTAACCAAGTGAGATCAcgttctccctctctctctctctctctctattcgAAAAATTCGAAGCTGAGACGACACAATGGAGACGAGATGTTCTTCCATGGCGGCTGTGTTCTTTTTCGTGGCGGCTCTAATGGCGACTTCCTCAATCACAGCAACACCGACACCGTCGTTCGAAGAAAATTTCAATATAATGTGGTCTGAAAATCACTTCACGACTTCCGACGATGGACAGATCTGGAATCTGGCCTTAGACAACGACACCGGTACGTTCGAATCCAATAGCCAGGAATCTCCAGTTTAAAGATTAGTGTTGTTCGTTTATTTGAGTTTCTTCAAACAGGATGTGGATTTCAGACAAAGCACATGTACAGATTTGGATGGTTCAGTATGAAGCTAAAGCTTGTCGGCGGCGACTCAGCCGGCGTCGTTACCGCTTACTACGTGAGccgttgttttattttaattttcagtcTTGGAAATATAatcaattttcattttgtataattaactctctctctctttttatgaCGTTAGCTGTGTTCGGAGAATGGAGCCGGACCGGAGAGAGACGAGATAGATTTTGAATTCCTAGGGAACCGAACCGGAGAACCGTACATCATCCAGACCAATGTGTTTAAGAACGGAACCGGGAATCGGGAGATGCGACATACTCTCTGGTTCGACCCGACCAAGGACTACCACACTTACTCCATTCTCTGGAATAACCACCAGCTCGTGTAAGGCCACCGCCACCCCTCTTACTCTTAACTAAAACATAGAGTTGCCACTCGCTTTgattaaaccaaaccgaatattttattagaaattaCGACCCTTAAGCTAGCTGACCAACCATAACCAAACTTTTAACAAAATCAAACTAAACCGAATGTAAAGCTGATTTTAACGCTCGGTTCAATGTGTAATCCGGTTAAACTCAATGCTAATCGCAGGTTCTTCGTAGATAGAGTACCGATTCGAGTGTACAAGAACAGCGATAAGGTACCGAACAACGACTTCTTCCCGAACCAGAAGCCGATGTACTTGTTCTCCAGCATCTGGAACGCTGACGACTGGGCAACACGTGGTGGTCTCGAGAAGACCGACTGGAAGAAAGCTCCGTTCGTCTCTTCCTACAAGGACTTCGCCGTCGAAGGATGCCGCTGGAAGGATCCGTTCCCTGCTTGCGTCTCCACCACCACGGACAACTGGTGGGACCAGTACGACGCATGGCACTTGTCAAAGACACAGAAGATGGACTATGCGTGGGTGCAACGTAACCTTGTCGTATACGATTATTGTCAGGACCGTGAGAGATTCCCTAAGATGCCTTGGGAGTGTTCCATTAGCCCTTGGGCTTAAGTTCAAATTTTGGTCTTTCATTTAAATGTATCAAGTTGAAATGGTTGCTGTAATAATTTTGTacgttttttcttcttattcttcattTCATTTCTCATTGATTGTATCATCTGTTATTTAATTGATTATTTAGTCGGCTATGTCCCATAACTTTGCAGTATAATATATTTGGACTGATGAGCA
This sequence is a window from Raphanus sativus cultivar WK10039 unplaced genomic scaffold, ASM80110v3 Scaffold2651, whole genome shotgun sequence. Protein-coding genes within it:
- the LOC130505872 gene encoding probable xyloglucan endotransglucosylase/hydrolase protein 8 codes for the protein METRCSSMAAVFFFVAALMATSSITATPTPSFEENFNIMWSENHFTTSDDGQIWNLALDNDTGCGFQTKHMYRFGWFSMKLKLVGGDSAGVVTAYYLCSENGAGPERDEIDFEFLGNRTGEPYIIQTNVFKNGTGNREMRHTLWFDPTKDYHTYSILWNNHQLVFFVDRVPIRVYKNSDKVPNNDFFPNQKPMYLFSSIWNADDWATRGGLEKTDWKKAPFVSSYKDFAVEGCRWKDPFPACVSTTTDNWWDQYDAWHLSKTQKMDYAWVQRNLVVYDYCQDRERFPKMPWECSISPWA